Part of the Caldisericaceae bacterium genome, CCCAACTTACATTTGCCCCCATAGATTCGCCAATAAACCTGAAAGGAACAAGAGTTCTACTATTCTCGATTATAGGTGGTTGGTCAAGTACAGTTTCCTTAGAATTTACATACGCTTTTGTGCTGCCGATGGTAATTTGGATAACTACTTTCTGCTCAGCTTTTGTGGGTGTAAAACCAAAAACGCTTGCAAACATTACAAATACTACCAACGAAATAACAAACTTCTTCATACTTTACCTCCTTCAATTAAAATTTTATTTCTAAAGTTTCTTTTAATAAACTTTTGTTTTCAATGACTTCCGCAAGATCTCCCAGGAATCTTGCTGCCATTGCTCCGTCAATAATCCTGTGATCGTACGAAAGACTAAAATAGGCCATTGTTCTTATTGTAGTAGTATTATCATCTTTTACAACAAGTTCTTTTGTACTTCTTCCAACTCCAAGTATACCAACCTCTTCACTATTAAGAACAGGTGTAAAAATATCTGTTCGCATCATACCAAGATTTGTAATGGTAAAGTGAGAACCTTCAACATCTTCAGTAGTTAGTTTGTTTGTTCTTGCTTTTTCTGTAAGGTTTTTTAAGTTATTGTTTAATTCTACCAAAGAGAGTTTATCTGCATTTTTTATAACTGGGACGATGAGACCTACTCCAGTGTCTACTGCAAAGCCAATATTAACTGTAGAAAACTTTTCCAAGTATGTGCCATCAAAATGTGCATTAAACTCAGGATATTTTAGGAGAACCTTTGCAAGGCATTTAATAAGAATCGCAGTAACAGAAACTTCAGGGACTGTATTAGCTTTTAATTCTAGAAGTTCTGTCATGTCAACCTTTGTTATGTTTGTTACAAGGACCGAAGAATGGTATGTTTTTGAAAGTTTCTCAGAAATTTCTTTTCTAAGTGGAGAAAGAGGTTCTTTTTTAACTTGCTGTTTTTGTTTTTCAACAAAGTCAAGCACATCCTTCTCTGTAATTCTACCGTTAGGACCTGTGCCTACTACTTCCGATATATCTATACCGTATTCTTTAGCGAGTGCTTTTGCTCGTGGAGAAGCACTAACAAAACCTTTTTGTCCTGACTGAAGTGTAGTTGCATCAGTGTGAGATGTTTTAGTTTCCTCCTCTTTTTGTGGAAGAGTGGTTTCTGTTTTTGTTTCTTGTTCCAATTCTTCTTTATCCAATTCTTCTTTAGTTTCTGCAATGTATCCTATTATTGCTCCGACTTCTTTTGATTCACCTTCTTGAACAAGTATTGCTTTAATAAAACCATCAATTGGAGACTCTATAACATTTGTAATCTTTTCAGATTCGATTTCAACTAACGCTTCTCCTTTTTGAATTTGGTCTCCTACATGTTTATACCATTTTATTACTGTTCCTGCTTCCATAGATAGCCCAAACTTGGGCATTCTAATTTCAAACATTGACTACCTTCCTTATTTCATTAATTACACTCTTGTAATCTGGCACCACAAAATCTTGTAATGGAGGGCTAAAAGGAATGTGGACATTTTTTGCACCAACTCTCATAATAGGAGCATCTAAGTATTCAAAGGCTTCTTCTTGGACTGTTGCTGCAATTTCTGCTCCCCACCCGCCTCTTCTCCAAGTCTCATGTGCAACTACAAGACGATGTGTTTTCTTAACTGATTCTATAATGGTTTCCTTATCCCATGGCACTAATGTTCTAAGATCAATTACTTCAACGTCAATTCCTTCTTTTGCAAGCTCTTCTGAAGCTTTTAAGGATTCATGCACCATTCTGGATGTAGCAACTACTGTAACGTCTTTTCCTGCTCTTTTAATATCTGCTTTTCCAAAAGGAATGTAATACTCTTCTTCTGGAACAGGTCCTTTTTTTGCGTAAAGCATTTTGTGTTCAAAACAGATTACAGGATC contains:
- a CDS encoding copper amine oxidase N-terminal domain-containing protein; protein product: MKKFVISLVVFVMFASVFGFTPTKAEQKVVIQITIGSTKAYVNSKETVLDQPPIIENSRTLVPFRFIGESMGANVSW
- a CDS encoding 2-oxo acid dehydrogenase subunit E2, which gives rise to MFEIRMPKFGLSMEAGTVIKWYKHVGDQIQKGEALVEIESEKITNVIESPIDGFIKAILVQEGESKEVGAIIGYIAETKEELDKEELEQETKTETTLPQKEEETKTSHTDATTLQSGQKGFVSASPRAKALAKEYGIDISEVVGTGPNGRITEKDVLDFVEKQKQQVKKEPLSPLRKEISEKLSKTYHSSVLVTNITKVDMTELLELKANTVPEVSVTAILIKCLAKVLLKYPEFNAHFDGTYLEKFSTVNIGFAVDTGVGLIVPVIKNADKLSLVELNNNLKNLTEKARTNKLTTEDVEGSHFTITNLGMMRTDIFTPVLNSEEVGILGVGRSTKELVVKDDNTTTIRTMAYFSLSYDHRIIDGAMAARFLGDLAEVIENKSLLKETLEIKF